The following are from one region of the Streptomyces tuirus genome:
- a CDS encoding nucleobase:cation symporter-2 family protein, whose translation MADHPVDEKLPALKMATTGLQHVAAMYAGVVAPPLIVGAAIGLDATDLTFLTGACLFTAGLATLLQTLGIWKIGARLPFVNGVTFAGVAPMTAIVASTEDKSDALPIIFGAVIVAGLLGFLAAPVFCKAIRFFPPVVTGTVITLIGISLLPVAFGWAQGPDPTAHDYGSATSLGLAAITLLIVLLLRRFTTGFVKQIAVLLGLVIGTLIAIPFGATDFGPVTDAAVIGFPTPFHFGAPQFQLAAIISMCVVMVVSMTESTADMLALGEIVERPADERTIAAGLRADTLGSAVSPLFNGFMCSAFAQNIGLVAMTKIRSRYVVAAGGGFLVLMGLCPMAASLIAVVPRPVLGGAGVVLFGSVAASGIQTLVRAALDKDNNVLIVAVSLAVGIIPITAPEFYHAFPETARIVLDSGISTGCVAAVLLNLVFNHLGRGDRDAHDVTHPMEAGEELTNTPKAPAAP comes from the coding sequence GTGGCCGACCACCCCGTTGACGAAAAACTCCCCGCGCTCAAGATGGCGACGACCGGCCTTCAGCACGTGGCCGCCATGTACGCGGGCGTCGTCGCCCCGCCCCTGATCGTCGGCGCGGCCATCGGCCTCGACGCCACCGACCTGACCTTCCTCACCGGCGCCTGCCTGTTCACCGCGGGCCTCGCCACCCTCCTGCAGACCCTCGGCATCTGGAAGATCGGCGCCCGGCTGCCGTTCGTCAACGGCGTCACCTTCGCCGGTGTCGCCCCGATGACCGCGATCGTCGCCTCCACCGAGGACAAGTCCGACGCCCTGCCCATCATCTTCGGCGCGGTCATCGTCGCCGGACTCCTGGGCTTCCTGGCCGCCCCCGTCTTCTGCAAGGCGATCCGCTTCTTCCCGCCCGTGGTCACCGGCACGGTCATCACCCTGATCGGCATATCGCTGCTCCCGGTCGCCTTCGGCTGGGCCCAGGGCCCCGACCCGACGGCGCACGACTACGGCTCGGCGACCAGCCTGGGACTCGCCGCGATCACCCTGCTGATCGTGCTGCTGCTGCGCCGCTTCACCACCGGCTTCGTCAAGCAGATCGCCGTGCTGCTCGGCCTCGTGATCGGCACGCTCATCGCGATCCCGTTCGGCGCCACGGACTTCGGCCCCGTCACGGACGCGGCTGTCATCGGCTTCCCCACCCCGTTCCACTTCGGCGCCCCGCAGTTCCAGCTCGCCGCGATCATCTCGATGTGCGTGGTGATGGTGGTGTCGATGACCGAGTCGACCGCCGACATGCTGGCGCTGGGCGAGATCGTCGAGCGCCCGGCCGACGAGAGGACCATCGCGGCCGGCCTGCGCGCCGACACCCTCGGCTCGGCGGTCAGCCCCCTCTTCAACGGCTTCATGTGCAGCGCCTTCGCACAGAACATCGGCCTGGTCGCCATGACGAAGATCCGCAGCCGGTACGTCGTCGCCGCGGGCGGCGGCTTCCTGGTGCTGATGGGCCTGTGCCCGATGGCGGCCTCACTGATCGCCGTCGTACCGCGCCCGGTGCTCGGCGGGGCGGGCGTGGTCCTGTTCGGCTCGGTCGCCGCCAGCGGCATCCAGACCCTCGTCCGGGCCGCCCTGGACAAGGACAACAACGTCCTGATCGTGGCCGTCTCCCTGGCCGTCGGCATCATCCCCATCACGGCGCCGGAGTTCTACCACGCCTTCCCGGAGACGGCGAGGATCGTCCTGGACTCCGGCATCTCGACGGGCTGTGTGGCCGCGGTCCTGCTCAACCTGGTCTTCAACCACCTGGGCCGGGGCGACCGGGACGCCCACGACGTGACCCACCCGATGGAGGCGGGCGAGGAGCTCACGAACACCCCCAAGGCCCCGGCCGCGCCCTGA
- a CDS encoding serine/threonine-protein kinase translates to MNHATEVFQPLQGDDPPTVAGYRLAARLGAGGMGRVYLSHTHGGRPVAIKVVRPELADDPDFRRRFRREVDAARRVRGAYTAELIDADADGTPPWSATLYVPGPSLTDAVARRGPLPVPAVLQLMAGVAEALQAIHAVGIVHRDLKPSNVLLAADGPRVIDFGISLAADFTSHTATGVTVGTPHFMAPEQATAGEVTAATDVFALGQTAAFAALGRPLYGDGSAIGVLYRIVHDDPDLSLLPEQLRPLFARCLAAAPEERATPAEIVDWCGQRLGADADAGAGPAVWRDVLGPEVAVPSPLPTPTRVLPQPLVVTQPQSLPGGPGERRARRRRTALITAAAVTAGAVALGGLLWTVQDAGIRFRDWVAGAPSTPGPQESGRSSGSASSTQESESRAGAAGSGGGTPEASVPSPAKSASPQVETHAPLMLTPETSLSFHEPFMRDDRKGDIRFDCKDVGCAVESDTSVFLQLFGKSGATLDECRLMLASADRHRWTLAGAAAGSEICVKHSNGDIALLVLQTKQTALPELATLTVDMTIWRDAA, encoded by the coding sequence ATGAACCACGCGACCGAGGTGTTCCAGCCACTGCAGGGGGACGACCCTCCCACGGTGGCCGGATACCGGCTCGCCGCCCGGCTCGGCGCGGGCGGCATGGGCCGGGTCTACCTGTCGCACACGCACGGCGGCCGGCCGGTGGCGATCAAGGTGGTGCGGCCGGAACTGGCCGACGACCCGGACTTCCGGCGCCGGTTCCGCCGGGAGGTGGACGCGGCCCGGCGGGTCAGGGGCGCCTACACCGCCGAGCTGATCGACGCCGACGCGGACGGCACGCCGCCCTGGTCCGCCACGCTGTACGTGCCCGGCCCCTCCCTGACCGACGCCGTAGCCCGGCGCGGACCGCTGCCGGTCCCCGCGGTGCTGCAGCTGATGGCCGGGGTGGCCGAGGCGCTCCAGGCCATTCACGCCGTCGGCATCGTGCACCGGGACCTCAAACCGTCCAACGTGCTGCTCGCCGCCGACGGTCCGCGCGTGATCGACTTCGGCATCTCGCTGGCCGCCGACTTCACGTCGCACACCGCCACCGGTGTCACCGTCGGCACACCCCACTTCATGGCTCCCGAGCAGGCGACCGCGGGTGAGGTCACGGCGGCGACCGACGTCTTCGCGCTGGGGCAGACGGCGGCGTTCGCGGCCCTGGGCCGGCCGCTGTACGGGGACGGCTCCGCGATCGGCGTGCTGTACCGGATCGTGCACGACGACCCCGACCTTTCGCTGCTGCCCGAGCAGCTCCGCCCCCTGTTCGCCCGCTGCCTGGCCGCCGCCCCGGAGGAGCGGGCCACCCCGGCCGAGATCGTCGACTGGTGCGGGCAGCGGCTGGGCGCGGACGCCGACGCGGGGGCCGGTCCGGCCGTCTGGCGGGACGTCTTGGGACCGGAGGTCGCGGTCCCGTCTCCGCTGCCCACCCCCACCCGGGTGCTGCCGCAGCCGCTGGTCGTCACCCAGCCCCAGTCGCTGCCGGGCGGGCCGGGGGAGCGACGGGCGCGAAGACGGCGTACCGCCCTGATCACGGCCGCGGCGGTGACGGCGGGGGCCGTCGCGCTGGGCGGCTTGTTGTGGACGGTTCAGGACGCGGGGATCAGGTTCCGCGACTGGGTGGCGGGCGCGCCGTCGACACCGGGCCCGCAGGAGTCCGGGCGGTCCTCGGGGTCGGCCTCGTCGACGCAGGAGTCCGAGAGCCGTGCCGGGGCGGCGGGAAGCGGCGGCGGGACACCCGAGGCGTCCGTGCCCTCCCCGGCGAAGTCCGCGTCACCGCAGGTCGAGACCCACGCGCCCCTGATGCTGACACCGGAGACTTCGCTGAGCTTCCATGAGCCGTTCATGCGTGACGACCGCAAGGGGGACATCCGCTTCGACTGCAAGGACGTCGGCTGCGCGGTGGAGAGCGACACCAGCGTGTTCCTCCAGCTCTTCGGCAAGTCGGGGGCGACCCTCGACGAGTGCCGGCTGATGCTCGCCAGTGCCGACCGCCACCGCTGGACCCTGGCCGGCGCAGCCGCCGGCAGCGAGATCTGCGTCAAGCACTCCAACGGCGACATCGCCCTGCTCGTGCTCCAGACGAAGCAGACCGCACTGCCCGAACTCGCCACCCTCACCGTGGACATGACGATCTGGCGGGACGCCGCCTAG
- a CDS encoding acyl-CoA thioesterase → MSEPFSVPVTVRGYETDVQGHLNQAVYLNYAEHARWSLLHAAGISQSALIGSGVGPVALETTIRYKRELLAGDEVEVTCAFEWDGGKTFRIQQSVLKADGTVAAEITAVGGILDLEKRRLVPDPAEVFKKLATDPGMFGL, encoded by the coding sequence GTGAGCGAGCCGTTTTCCGTCCCTGTGACCGTCCGTGGATACGAGACCGACGTCCAGGGGCACCTCAACCAGGCGGTGTACCTGAACTACGCGGAGCACGCCCGCTGGTCGCTGCTCCACGCCGCCGGGATCAGCCAGTCCGCGCTCATCGGCAGCGGCGTGGGTCCGGTCGCCCTGGAGACGACCATCCGCTACAAACGCGAGCTGCTCGCGGGCGACGAGGTCGAGGTGACCTGCGCTTTCGAATGGGACGGCGGCAAGACGTTCCGGATCCAGCAGAGCGTCCTCAAGGCCGACGGCACCGTCGCCGCCGAGATCACGGCGGTCGGCGGCATCCTGGACCTCGAGAAGCGCAGACTCGTCCCCGACCCCGCCGAGGTCTTCAAGAAGCTGGCGACCGACCCGGGCATGTTCGGGCTCTAG
- a CDS encoding cytochrome c oxidase assembly protein: MMGHHPHGHGHAAGGGTPDWLPPALLLLVASGVYLLLVRRACLRNPVLGWSRWRTGCFPGGILLLGVALLPPVAPFAHEDFRGHMVQHLLIGMYAPLALVLAAPVTLLLRTLPASGGRRLTAVLHSPPARVIAHPAVALTLSTGSLAVLYFTPLYNAITADPAAHWLLHAHFLLSGCLFAHAVAGPDPAPARPGVRARLAYLGIGIAAHAVISQLMYGGFWVDIHAPIDQVQGGAEIMYYGGDLAELLLAAALVATWRPEPRRAAGRSAAGRGAAGRGVVPARNVSGGS, translated from the coding sequence CTGATGGGCCACCACCCGCACGGGCACGGGCACGCCGCGGGCGGCGGCACCCCGGACTGGCTGCCGCCGGCGCTCCTGCTGCTCGTCGCCTCCGGCGTCTATCTGCTGCTCGTCCGCCGGGCGTGCCTGCGCAATCCGGTCCTCGGCTGGAGCCGGTGGCGGACCGGCTGTTTCCCGGGCGGGATCCTCCTGCTCGGCGTCGCGCTGCTGCCGCCCGTAGCACCCTTCGCCCACGAGGACTTCCGCGGGCACATGGTCCAGCACCTCCTCATCGGCATGTATGCGCCGCTCGCACTGGTCCTGGCCGCCCCCGTCACGCTCCTGCTGCGCACCCTGCCCGCGTCCGGGGGCCGGCGCCTGACCGCGGTGCTGCACAGTCCGCCCGCCCGCGTGATCGCCCACCCGGCGGTCGCGCTGACGCTCTCCACGGGCAGCCTCGCGGTGCTCTACTTCACCCCCCTGTACAACGCGATCACGGCCGACCCGGCGGCGCACTGGCTGCTGCACGCGCACTTCCTGCTCTCCGGATGCCTGTTCGCCCACGCCGTCGCCGGCCCCGACCCGGCCCCCGCCCGGCCGGGGGTCAGGGCCCGGCTGGCCTACCTGGGCATCGGGATCGCGGCCCACGCCGTGATCTCCCAGTTGATGTACGGCGGCTTCTGGGTCGACATCCACGCGCCGATCGACCAGGTGCAGGGCGGCGCCGAGATCATGTACTACGGCGGCGACCTGGCCGAACTGTTGCTGGCCGCGGCGTTGGTGGCCACCTGGCGGCCCGAGCCCCGGCGCGCGGCGGGCCGGAGTGCGGCGGGCCGGGGTGCGGCGGGGCGGGGAGTCGTCCCGGCCCGGAATGTCAGTGGCGGGTCGTAG
- a CDS encoding DUF2243 domain-containing protein, with protein MATTQGEARVGTPRPADLRLPGIVLGVGMGGFADGILLHQLLQWHHMLSSTNQDRIGVKYYNPHTVSGLEMNTLWDGVFHTVCWLAVLLGLAVLYARVTHDRRRVWTSRVLWGWMLVGWGLFNLVEGVLDHHVLGIHHVYAGEGQVWWDIGFLALGALLVAGGHLLRRSGRPFDPGAAAGRHEGLHG; from the coding sequence ATGGCCACCACGCAAGGTGAAGCCCGGGTCGGCACCCCACGACCGGCGGACCTCCGATTGCCGGGCATCGTGCTCGGAGTCGGGATGGGCGGGTTCGCCGACGGCATCCTGCTGCACCAGTTGCTCCAGTGGCACCACATGCTCTCCAGCACCAACCAGGACCGCATCGGGGTGAAGTACTACAACCCCCACACCGTCTCCGGCCTGGAGATGAACACCCTGTGGGACGGCGTCTTCCACACCGTGTGCTGGCTGGCGGTCCTGCTCGGGCTGGCCGTGCTGTACGCGCGGGTCACCCACGACCGGCGGCGGGTGTGGACCTCCCGGGTTCTGTGGGGCTGGATGCTCGTCGGCTGGGGCCTGTTCAACCTTGTGGAGGGCGTCCTGGACCACCACGTCCTCGGCATCCACCACGTCTACGCCGGAGAGGGTCAGGTGTGGTGGGACATCGGCTTCCTCGCCCTGGGCGCCCTGCTGGTCGCCGGCGGCCACCTGCTCCGGCGAAGCGGCCGGCCCTTCGACCCCGGTGCGGCCGCCGGCCGGCATGAGGGCCTGCACGGCTGA
- a CDS encoding pyridoxal phosphate-dependent aminotransferase, translating into MEFRQSSKLSEVCYEIRGPVIEHANALEEAGHSVLRLNTGNPALFGFEAPEEILQDMIRMLPQAHGYTDSRGILSARRAVAQRYQTLGLEVGVDDVFLGNGVSELVSMAVQALIEDGDEILVPAPDFPLWTAVTTLAGGKAVHYLCDEQADWYPDLDDMASKITDRTKAVVIINPNNPTGAVYPKEIVEGILDLARRHGLMVFADEIYDQILYDDAVHHSAAALAPDLVVLTFCGLSKTYRVAGFRSGWLVVTGPRQHARDYLEGLTMLASMRLCANAPAQYAIQAALGGRQSIRELTAPGGRLHEQRTVAWEKLNEIPGVTCVKPKGSLYAFPRLDPKVHKIHDDEKFVLDLLLREKIQVVQGTGFNWPAPDHFRILTLPHAEDLEAAVGRIGRFLGGYRQ; encoded by the coding sequence ATGGAGTTCCGGCAGTCGAGCAAACTCAGCGAGGTCTGCTACGAGATCCGCGGCCCGGTGATCGAGCACGCCAACGCGCTGGAGGAGGCGGGCCACAGCGTGCTGCGGCTGAACACCGGCAATCCCGCGCTCTTCGGGTTCGAGGCGCCGGAGGAGATCCTCCAGGACATGATCCGGATGCTGCCCCAGGCGCACGGCTACACCGATTCGCGCGGCATCCTCTCCGCCCGCCGGGCCGTGGCCCAGCGGTACCAGACGCTCGGTCTGGAGGTCGGCGTCGACGACGTCTTCCTCGGCAACGGCGTCTCGGAACTGGTGTCGATGGCCGTGCAGGCGCTCATCGAGGACGGCGACGAGATCCTCGTTCCCGCGCCGGACTTCCCCCTGTGGACGGCGGTGACGACCCTCGCGGGCGGCAAGGCGGTCCACTACCTGTGTGACGAGCAGGCCGACTGGTACCCCGACCTCGACGACATGGCGTCGAAGATCACCGACCGTACGAAGGCGGTCGTGATCATCAACCCGAACAACCCCACCGGCGCGGTCTACCCCAAGGAGATCGTCGAGGGCATCCTCGACCTCGCCCGGCGGCACGGCCTCATGGTCTTCGCCGACGAGATCTACGACCAGATCCTCTACGACGACGCCGTCCACCACTCGGCCGCGGCCCTCGCCCCCGATCTGGTGGTTCTCACGTTCTGCGGCCTGTCCAAGACCTACCGCGTGGCGGGCTTCCGCTCCGGCTGGCTGGTGGTGACGGGGCCGCGGCAGCACGCCAGGGACTATCTGGAGGGCCTCACCATGCTGGCCTCCATGCGGCTGTGCGCCAACGCGCCCGCGCAGTACGCCATCCAGGCCGCGCTCGGTGGCCGGCAGTCCATCCGCGAACTGACCGCGCCCGGCGGCCGGCTGCACGAACAGCGCACCGTGGCCTGGGAGAAGCTGAACGAGATCCCCGGTGTGACCTGCGTGAAGCCGAAGGGCTCGCTCTACGCCTTCCCGCGCCTCGACCCCAAGGTCCACAAGATCCACGACGACGAGAAGTTCGTCCTGGACCTGCTGCTGCGGGAGAAGATCCAGGTCGTCCAGGGCACCGGCTTCAACTGGCCGGCGCCGGACCACTTCCGCATCCTGACGCTGCCGCACGCGGAGGACCTGGAGGCGGCGGTCGGCCGGATCGGGCGGTTCCTGGGCGGCTACCGGCAGTAG
- a CDS encoding winged helix-turn-helix transcriptional regulator, protein MPPRRSYDQYCSAARALDVVGDRWTLLIVRELLAGPRRYTDLHADLPGVSTDVLASRLKDMERDGLATRRRLPPPGAAYVYEVTPRGRKLLPVLQALGEWGQAELGERRPTDAVRAHWFALPLLRLLDGEGLVEVRLEEGLFHLYAGAEEGPVYGDGPAPGEPDARLVLDTATCTALGRGELSLSRAVREGRVEVSGEGTLAKALREE, encoded by the coding sequence ATGCCACCTCGCCGAAGCTACGACCAGTACTGCTCCGCCGCCCGTGCGCTCGACGTCGTCGGTGACCGCTGGACCCTGCTGATCGTCCGGGAGCTCCTCGCCGGTCCCCGGCGCTACACCGACCTGCACGCGGACCTGCCCGGCGTCAGCACCGACGTCCTCGCCTCGCGGCTGAAGGACATGGAGCGCGACGGCCTCGCGACCCGGCGCCGGCTGCCGCCCCCCGGTGCGGCGTACGTGTACGAAGTCACGCCCCGCGGAAGGAAGTTGCTGCCCGTGCTCCAGGCGCTGGGGGAGTGGGGGCAGGCCGAGCTCGGGGAACGCCGGCCGACGGACGCGGTCCGGGCCCACTGGTTCGCCCTGCCGCTGCTGCGCCTGCTGGACGGCGAGGGGCTCGTCGAAGTCCGCCTGGAGGAAGGCCTGTTCCATCTGTACGCCGGCGCCGAGGAGGGTCCCGTGTACGGCGACGGTCCCGCCCCGGGGGAACCGGACGCCCGGCTGGTCCTGGACACCGCCACCTGCACGGCTCTCGGCCGGGGGGAACTGAGCCTCTCCCGGGCCGTGCGGGAGGGCCGGGTCGAGGTGAGCGGCGAGGGCACGCTGGCCAAGGCGCTGCGCGAGGAATGA